A single region of the Fusarium fujikuroi IMI 58289 draft genome, chromosome FFUJ_chr05 genome encodes:
- a CDS encoding probable DAP1 Damage response protein — translation MAGKFEPKVPVNLDPPKDDIISREELAKANGADGNKCYVAIKGKVYDVTGNKAYLPGASYNVFAGKDASRALGKTSTKPEDARPEWQDLDEKEKGVLNDWITFFSKRYNVVGVVEGATNMD, via the exons ATGGCTGGAAAGTTTGAACCTAAGGTTCCTGTGAACCTCGACCCCCCAAAGGACGACATCATCTCTCGAGAAGAGCTCGCTAAAGCCAACG GTGCGGATGGAAACAAGTGTTACGTAGCCATCAAG GGCAAGGTTTACGACGTGACTGGAAACAAAGCTTACCTTCCTGGAGCTTCCTACAATG TCTTTGCCGGCAAGGATGCCTCGAGAGCTCTCGGCAAGACTTCGACCAAGCCAGAGGATGCACGACCAGAGTGGCAGGATTTagatgagaaggaaaagggcGTATTGAATGACTGGATTACTTTTTTTTCAAAGCGGTACaatgttgttggtgttgttgaaggtgcCACGAACATGGACTGA
- a CDS encoding probable Double Strand Break repair protein mus-11, protein MPAYVPRRVAFDVLIADGFPSPGDQHTTVTNPFEEPRIRVAEWAAKDIATISAKLDKQLGPEYISARAGPGGTKVHYLTAEKCITLANEVFGFNGWSSSIQNIQVDFADENPQTQRVSIGLSVIVRITLRDGTYHEDIGYGSIENAKGKAMAFEKAKKEGTTDGLKRALRSFGNVLGNCIYDKDYVKQVTKMKAEPVKKFDQDNLHRHADFIKRDVVRQEPAAASTSAAPAVPVVKTEPVPPLPVAESFDDYLGELDEADFCVPEDGHPDEIMLSTSILGQSANEKPANRTTAQQIQQQTGRLNSTGPPNRAPQTPIHGQQRPAPSNGAATLSNRPQGGPSGQTTPNQIGNPRPPPNGPQNMPETVGFFSAKAVNQLPESTLEGSSNARLALPQGQQAFNPKAESPSIRKTPGIDHNSSKPVAKNGQHVAPTNSQATVAPATRSNTNSFTPVRPSMPSSQSARGNVINPSLDQTRRIGAPSGPGSPLANRGSYRPPAMKRPPPADGRTALADLPANGNGGTAPTVASGLEAKRQKTG, encoded by the exons ATGCCTGCGTATGTCCCTAGACGTGTCGCGTTTGATGTTCTTATCGCTGACGGTTTCCCCAGCCCAGGCGACCAGCACACTACAGTGACGAATCCCTTCGAGGAGCCGCGTATACGAGTCGCAGAATGGGCTGCCAAGGACATTGCAACTATCTCAGCGAAACTGGATAAACAACTTGGCCCCGAGTATATCTCTGCTCGTGCAGGTCCTGGTGGTACTAAAGTCCATTACCTAACTGCTGAGAAGTGTATCACATTAGCGAATGAAGTATTTGGCTTTAACGGATGGTCGTCCTCCATTCAAAACATTCAGGTTGACTTCGCCGATGAGAACCCTCAAACACAGCGCGTCAGTATCGGTTTATCGGTCATCGTCCGAATTACGCTACGCGATGGCACCTACCATGAGGATATTGGATACGGATCCATCGAGAACGCAAAAGGAAAGGCAATGGCCTTTGAAAAGGCTAAGAAGGAGGGCACTACCGACGGGCTGAAACGCGCCTTGAGGAGCTTTGGCAACGTCTTGGGCAATTGCATATACGACAAAGACTACGTGAAACAAGTCACCAAAATGAAAGCTGAGCCCGTTAAAAAGTTCGATCAAGACAATCTCCACCGCCACgccgacttcatcaagcgcGATGTTGTAAGACAAGAACCCGCCGCTGCCTCTACTTCTGCGGCGCCCGCTGTGCCTGTGGTCAAGACAGAGCCGGTGCCGCCACTCCCTGTTGCAGAGTCATTTGACGATTATCTTGGAG AGCTCGACGAGGCAGACTTCTGTGTTCCAGAAGATGGCCACCCGGACGAAATAATGCTTTCAACATCAATCTTGGGCCAATCCGCAAATGAGAAACCGGCCAACAGAACAACAGCCCAACAAATTCAGCAACAAACTGGCAGGTTGAATTCTACTGGACCTCCGAATCGAGCACCGCAGACTCCGATACACGGACAGCAACGTCCTGCCCCCTCAAATGGTGCAGCCACACTTTCCAATCGCCCACAAGGTGGACCTTCAGGACAAACAACTCCAAACCAGATCGGCAACCCTCGTCCGCCACCCAATGGACCTCAAAACATGCCCGAAACCGTAGGGTTCTTCTCTGCAAAGGCCGTGAATCAACTACCGGAATCTACCCTCGAAGGTTCGAGTAATGCTCGTCTTGCTTTGCCACAGGGACAGCAGGCCTTCAACCCCAAGGCAGAAAGTCCGTCTATTCGCAAAACCCCTGGTATTGACCACAATTCATCCAAACCTGTTGCAAAGAATGGCCAACATGTTGCTCCGACTAATAGTCAAGCAACGGTGGCACCTGCTACACGCTCTAACACGAATAGCTTCACCCCAGTGCGACCATCCATGCCCAGCTCCCAGAGCGCACGCGGAAATGTCATAAACCCTTCGCTCGATCAAACTCGTCGGATTGGCGCCCCTTCTGGTCCAGGCAGTCCACTCGCAAACAGGGGCAGCTATCGGCCCCCAGCAATGAAACGGCCTCCTCCAGCGGATGGTAGAACTGCACTAGCCGACCTACCTGCTAACGGAAATGGAGGGACAGCACCAACTGTGGCAAGCGGATTGGAAGCAAAGCGACAGAAGACGGGGTAG